From Budorcas taxicolor isolate Tak-1 chromosome 19, Takin1.1, whole genome shotgun sequence, the proteins below share one genomic window:
- the SP6 gene encoding transcription factor Sp6: MLTAVCGSLGSQHTDAPAASPPRLDLQPLQTYQGHTSPEAGDYPSPLQPGELQSLPLGPEVDFSQGYELPGASSRVTCEDLENDSPLVPGPFSKLLQPDMSHHYESWFRPTHPGTEDGSWWDLHPGTSWMDLPHAQSALTSPGHPGALQAGLGGYVGDHQLCAPPPHPHPHHLLPAAGGQHLLVPPDGAKALEAAAPESQGLDTSLDGAARPKGSRRSVPRSSGQTVCRCPNCLEAERLGAPCGPDGGKKKHLHNCHIPGCGKAYAKTSHLKAHLRWHSGDRPFVCNWLFCGKRFTRSDELQRHLQTHTGTKKFPCAVCSRVFMRSDHLAKHMKTHEGTKEEAAGAAAGEGKAGGVEPPGGKGKREAEGSAAPSN, translated from the coding sequence ATGCTAACCGCCGTCTGCGGCTCTCTGGGCAGCCAGCACACGGACGCGCCTGCCGCCTCCCCGCCGCGCCTCGACCTGCAGCCTCTCCAAACATACCAGGGCCACACGAGCCCGGAGGCCGGGGACTACCCCTCCCCGCTgcagcctggagagctgcagagCCTCCCGCTGGGCCCCGAGGTGGACTTCTCACAGGGCTATGAGCTGCCGGGGGCCTCCTCTCGGGTGACCTGCGAGGACCTGGAAAACGACAGCCCCTTGGTCCCGGGACCCTTTTCCAAGCTCCTGCAGCCGGACATGTCACACCATTACGAATCCTGGTTCCGGCCGACACACCCAGGCACCGAGGATGGCTCGTGGTGGGACCTTCATCCGGGTACCAGCTGGATGGACCTCCCCCACGCTCAGAGCGCGCTGACCTCACCGGGCCACCCCGGGGCGCTTCAGGCTGGCTTGGGGGGCTATGTTGGAGACCACCAGCTCTGCGCCCCGCCGCCCCACCCACATCCGCACcacctcctcccagccgccgGAGGGCAGCACCTCCTGGTGCCTCCCGACGGGGCGAAGGCGTTGGAAGCAGCAGCCCCAGAGTCCCAGGGCCTGGATACCAGTCTGGACGGGGCGGCCCGGCCCAAAGGCTCCCGGCGGTCGGTGCCCCGCAGCTCAGGCCAGACCGTTTGCCGCTGTCCCAACTGCTTGGAGGCGGAGCGACTGGGGGCTCCATGCGGGCCCGATGGGGGCAAGAAGAAGCATTTGCACAACTGCCACATCCCAGGCTGTGGGAAAGCTTACGCCAAGACGTCACACCTGAAGGCGCATCTGCGCTGGCATAGCGGTGACCGTCCCTTCGTGTGCAACTGGCTCTTCTGCGGCAAGCGCTTCACGCGCTCTGACGAGCTGCAGCGCCATCTCCAGACCCACACCGGCACCAAGAAGTTCCCCTGCGCCGTCTGCAGCCGGGTCTTCATGCGCAGCGACCACCTGGCCAAACACATGAAAACCCACGAGGGCACCAAAGAGGAGGCAGCCGGGGCAGCGGCGGGCGAGGGCAAGGCTGGCGGGGTGGAGCCCCCCGGCGGCAAAGGCAAGCGCGAGGCTGAGGGCAGCGCGGCTCCCTCCAACTGA